The Lichenihabitans psoromatis genome contains a region encoding:
- the pgl gene encoding 6-phosphogluconolactonase, translated as MADTSLSAGVLTTFENPTVLADEVAGWLLRLALEAGDRFAVCLSGGSTPKTLYERLAQAPFREEFPWAKTHWFFGDERFVPDGDKDNNFTMASHALLSHVPVPKENVHRIVTEVSSPEQAASAYDAELRRYYGAETLDADRPLFDVNFLGLGPDGHTASLIPGQPILEERSKWVAAVSQGRPEVRITLTYPPLESSRHIALLVTGKAKRDMLAHVRSGATDVPAGGLATKGQVHWFTDRDAIDG; from the coding sequence ATGGCTGACACAAGCCTGAGTGCGGGTGTTCTGACGACGTTCGAAAACCCGACCGTTCTGGCCGACGAGGTCGCCGGGTGGCTGCTTCGTCTCGCGCTCGAGGCCGGCGACCGGTTTGCGGTCTGCCTGTCGGGCGGATCGACGCCGAAGACGCTTTATGAGCGGCTGGCACAAGCCCCGTTCCGTGAGGAGTTCCCGTGGGCCAAGACGCATTGGTTCTTCGGCGACGAGCGCTTCGTGCCGGACGGCGACAAGGACAATAATTTCACCATGGCGTCGCATGCGTTGCTGTCGCATGTGCCTGTACCGAAGGAGAACGTCCACCGTATCGTGACGGAGGTCTCCTCGCCCGAGCAGGCCGCCTCCGCCTACGACGCGGAACTCCGCCGCTACTATGGCGCCGAGACGCTCGACGCGGATCGTCCGTTATTCGACGTCAATTTCCTTGGCCTCGGACCCGATGGGCATACCGCCTCGCTGATTCCAGGCCAGCCGATTCTTGAGGAACGATCCAAATGGGTCGCGGCGGTTTCGCAGGGACGTCCTGAAGTTCGGATCACGCTCACCTACCCGCCGCTCGAAAGCAGCCGTCACATCGCCCTTCTGGTGACCGGGAAAGCCAAGAGAGACATGTTGGCCCATGTCCGGTCTGGCGCCACCGATGTTCCGGCCGGCGGCTTGGCGACCAAGGGCCAGGTGCATTGGTTTACCGATCGCGACGCGATCGACGGCTGA
- a CDS encoding ROK family protein gives MSDLRTLAIDIGGTGLKASVLDQNGAMIHDKAWRKTPTDLTPALLLSEISALIASLPDFDRVSVGFPGAVRRGHVLTAPHFEGPDWVNYNLAQGIAQTLHKPTRLANDADIQGLGVVSGKGIEAVLTLGTGAGTAFFQNGVLAPHMEFAHHAVHKKYTYNSYVGRDALADVGKKRWNRRVHKVIQIVSDLVHYDRLYIGGGNASKIDGSLPDNVTIVDNAAGITGGIALWRDGAGFDDADGLSPSPT, from the coding sequence ATGAGTGACCTTCGGACGCTGGCGATCGATATCGGAGGAACGGGCCTGAAGGCCTCGGTTCTCGATCAGAACGGCGCGATGATCCACGATAAGGCTTGGCGCAAGACGCCGACCGATCTCACACCGGCGTTGCTGCTGAGCGAGATTTCGGCCCTGATCGCGAGCCTACCGGATTTTGATCGCGTCTCGGTCGGCTTCCCCGGCGCGGTCCGGCGCGGGCATGTGTTGACGGCACCGCATTTCGAGGGTCCGGACTGGGTGAATTACAATCTGGCGCAAGGCATCGCACAGACGCTGCACAAACCCACGCGGCTCGCGAACGACGCCGATATCCAGGGGCTCGGCGTGGTGTCGGGAAAGGGCATCGAGGCGGTCTTGACGCTTGGGACGGGGGCCGGGACGGCGTTTTTTCAGAACGGGGTTCTGGCGCCGCATATGGAATTCGCGCATCACGCTGTGCATAAGAAATATACGTATAACAGCTACGTGGGCCGCGATGCGCTCGCCGATGTCGGCAAGAAGCGCTGGAACCGACGGGTCCACAAAGTGATCCAGATCGTCAGCGATCTCGTGCATTACGACCGCCTCTATATTGGCGGGGGAAACGCGTCGAAGATCGACGGATCGCTGCCCGACAACGTCACGATCGTCGACAATGCGGCGGGGATCACGGGTGGCATTGCCCTGTGGCGAGACGGGGCCGGCTTCGACGATGCCGACGGCTTGTCGCCCTCTCCAACCTGA